The following nucleotide sequence is from Microbacterium arborescens.
ACCGGGAGGAGGAGTCGTCGGGGTCGGCACGACGGGAGTCGGCGTGGCGAGGAAGAGATCCAGCACGGGATCAGTCCTTTCTCGGCGGCACGACGAAGCCGTGCCTGGTCAGGGTGTGGCGGAAGTCCCGATGGGCGGGAACGTCATCGACGCCTCCGGCGGCCCATGGGTGGCATCGGGCGAGCCGAGCGGCGGTCAGGGCGGAGCCCTTCACGAGACCGTGCTGCTGCACGGCTCCCACCGCGTAGGCGGAACAGCTCGGGT
It contains:
- the yidD gene encoding membrane protein insertion efficiency factor YidD, whose protein sequence is MSWSTLPAASVGEGRLTAASVARAVPLVPRNAGIALLHAYRSVVSPLYGDVCKYYPSCSAYAVGAVQQHGLVKGSALTAARLARCHPWAAGGVDDVPAHRDFRHTLTRHGFVVPPRKD